From Gossypium raimondii isolate GPD5lz chromosome 11, ASM2569854v1, whole genome shotgun sequence:
tttacatCCCTCAAACATTGACTTAATTCATGGCTCCTGATTTGGAGTTGGATTGAAACCATAAAACCATGCAGAACACCCAAATGGACTGTGGAAagaaaaacatgtcaaaattcAATCAACTTTTCATGATGGCCCATGCTACACtggcaattcaaattttaaagtaacaattaattattaattttaaaatatttatattatcaatataataattaattttattttgaatttaaggaTAATACAATTTAAACTCATcctatcaaaacataaattttatattttgagttaattgtaCCAGACATCCTCAAACTatggttattattttaaattggtccttaaatttcaaaatgttctaATTATGTTCCCGAATTATCGATGTTATATCAAGTCCTTCCATTATTGGAACTGCTAATTCAACCGTTAAATGACATGTAAAATCTcatgtgacataatttaaaatgaaaattttaaataaaagtaaaatgttgtcgcatatctttcaaaattaaaagctaaaaataaagtagaactggtaggggtgtgcataattcgggtaaaaccgaaaaaattcggttaaccgaacgaattcggttaatcggtcggttaaccaaattttttatgtcgggggtcggttaatttttttatgatttttcggttaacagttaattcggttcgaaaatggtcggttaaccgaattttttcgattaaccgaaaaaattaataaataaaattatccaaccaaacccaattacccaacccaattaccaacccaacccaattattcagttaactgaaaaaattaataaataaaattatccaaccaaacccaattacccaacccaataaaactaaggCCCCGTTCTCCTATGCTTAAGTGATGGGCTTTTATATGAAAAAGCACTTTTCCAtcaaaagcaataaagaacCCATTTCAtttagaactaaaattttaacttattgcAAGTGCTTTTCAGCAGATGAAAAGCAGAAAAATTTAGCTTTTCCAGCTAAAAAGAACTTTTGGGTTGTTCATTTACATTTTTAGCCACACCACACATTTGTTCTTCTCTGCTGGTTCTTTTTTGCTGGTGCTGGTGTTCCCAACGGCTACCCTTTTTCCTCCAAATTTTGTTCTCTGCTGGTTCTCTGCTGGTGCTGGTGTTCCTCTGCTGGTGCTtgttctttgttcctcttctCCACTTCTCAAAAGCCTctggttctttgttcctcttctCCCCACCACCGGTgagtttatcttttttttttcgtcTGGGTAACtccatttttttcacatttctTTTACTGCTAGTGATGTCTTGGGAAattctgaatattttttattttttccttatttatgaggttattgagaaaaatatagACATTGAAGGAATAAAAGAGAGAAaccaattgatttttatattattctaaattgatttattaataatttgattcgGTTTGAGTACTCTTTGGTTCTAGACTATTGAATTTCTACTTTCATTGACGTGATTGTTGCTCCTCAACTCTGTTCCACCATTGAATTGCAACTTCAAAAATAGAACCTTTCTAGGTTCAACCGTAggttttcacttaaaataaacttCTACCATGACTTCCAATCCTAATATTCTTCAATGTGTCCCTTCCCATGAAAATTATCAACTTTTGATCTTCACTCATCGACCACTCAATTCTAGGGCTCTTCCAATTCATCTCTTGCAAAATCTATGAAGACAAGGGTTATAAGTGGAACCTCCATTCGTGCCCATTTGAATATCCACGTCATTTTGTTGTCACAAAGCTTGTATTATCTGCAACAATTCTTCAGTCTGCACCTCATCTTGAACATTGGGCATCCAATCATATCTTTAAAAACAATTTCTAACATAAGCTTTGATGCCTATTTGAtggaaattaagaaaatatgatgAATCGACAAGGattatatattatctttatTAAAACTCTATTAATGATAATAAATCTATTacgaaaaattatattaatcctctaataaaatatttatacgaAAAAACTCTAGTTACTATGCAATGGacaatttttccatgtttttgaGCAAGAAGTTTTACCCAAAATATTTATACGAAATACTCCATTTACTTAAGCAAAAGTTGCTTCTTttatctttctctttctttgttGAGTAGCATTGTCGGTTCTgttggttattttaatattatacctATATATAACACTAATGTGTATATTCTGCTATTATTATTGGTGGGAGAGTGTATCAAAATGGAGTCAcccataatattttttaaatagttaattgatACAAAAAATAGATGTTTCCTTAGAATAAGGACATACATATCTTTTACTGTTATTTGTTCATGcatatagttaaaattttgatacatATGTAAACAAATATACTTATGTgacatttgattttcttgattgctTTACTGGCTGAAACGAATCTGTTCGTATACATAATAGATGAGTACTTCAGCGGTTGAAGTTAGTGatgaaaaagtgaaagaaatgTGGGATAAGAGATTGACTGaaatattttgtgatatttgtattaaagaGATATTGAAAGGCAATAGGCCTAGTACTCATTTCACAAAAGATGGATGGTTGAAAATAATGACCATCTTTAAGAAAGAAACGGGAATTGATTTTTCACAAAGACAACTTAAAAATAGGTGGGATGCCctaaaaaagaatagaaagcTTGGAAGAAACTTAAAGGCAAGTGTCTAGGGTGGAATCCTATAAAAAGAACTGTTGATGCATCGGATGATTGGTGGGGGAGTAGGCTCCAGGTACATTAATAATtctgaatatttttatttttttccttatttatgaGGTTATTGATAATTACTGTTATTAAACTATCATTTTATATGTAGGTTGTGCCTGAAGctaaaaaatttagaacatcGGGCATTGATCCTGAATTCGAAGCGAAGTTGGACCAAATGTTCATGGGGATAGTTGCAACAGGTGATAAAGCATGGGCACCTTCTTCTGGTACACTCCGTAGTGATTTTTTTGAAGATGTTAACAACGAAATACCTGaagagaatgaagaagaaaatatgagaaatgatgttcacattttaaatgatgttcacatttcaaatgatgttcaCATCTCAGATGATGTTCAAATTGATGGAAACggtcaaaaaaggaaaaaccctGAGATATCAAGTTCACGTTTTAAAACTGGAATAAAGAAATCCTCAAAGCAAATTGGAGGGGCTGCAAGATTATCTagtcaaatagaaaaattatgcaGTGCAGCTGACAATATGAGTCAAGCCACATCTAGTTTGACTCCTGTTATGGATCCATATGGTATTCCACAAGCAGTCAAAATGCTTGACAGCATGTCGGAAGAAGTTCTAGAAGCTAGTCCGCTATACTTTTTCGCACTTAAATTACTGCTCAATAAGGATAAGcgaattatgtttttatcaattaatcccAAGATTAGAGCTTTGTGGCTTAAGACTGAAATGGAtgatagttgaaaattttctgaTCTTCTAGGGTTCAAAGATATCTATTATGTGACTAGCTGACAATGCTAAACTAGTTTTATcaatagttatttatgtttggtttttggatattgaatttatgttctacTTTTTTATGTGTAATCtagttttattaatagttgtttatgtttggtctttagatattgaatttatgttctacttatttttattaaattagttttatcaatagttgtttatatatgattttacaaCGTAAATTTATTCACAATGTGATGAGTATAGTTGACGATTTGCGGTGATGAAAGTgatgaagaaagagaaaagaaagagattttaCAACGCATAGAATGTTTTAACCGATTATTTGTTGTTGCATCTTCTTCCATGCAATTATATTACGAGAAGTATATATTGAGGCAACCATGCATGGATTCAAAACAGTCAGGTGAGACATGGATCCGAGAGATCCTTGATGGTCACGAATCACgttgtatgattaattttaggatGTCTAAAATGGTATTCACAAGTTTGTTGAGAGTTATGGAGACAAGATACAACTTGCAAACTTCAAGAAACATATCTTCTAGTGAAATGTtgggaatttttttatacatcttGGGCACCGGAGCAAAAGTTTCCCAatgtcgagaaagatttcaaagGTCTGGATCAACAATAAGTTGACACTTTGCAATTGTGCTTGAGAAAGTTTCAAGGATGGCCACTGATCTAAATGCACCTGAAGATCCTTTTTTTAGCTCAATACCCGAACAAATACGTAAAGATTCTAGATATATGCCgcattttaaggttaaaatttaattttatattattatagtttgatatatttggttaactaaaaatatgcacgagagtaatatgattatttgttcAGGATTGCATAGGTGCAATTGATGGTACTCACATTGTGGCTATTCGTCCACCAAATGAACGAATTCCTATATTGGAAGAAAAGGTATCCCGACTCAAAATGTTATGGCagtatgtgattttaatatgtgtttCACATTTGTCATGGCTGGATGGGAAGGATCGGCACATGACACTATAATATTTCTTGATGCAATTCGAGatccaaaatacaaatttccGCACCCACCAAAtggttagatattttatttatatgtgattttttaaataataaagtataagttctttaattgataatttttataaaaaaattcttgaattaattgtttgttatattatgacttgtaggaaaatattatcttgttgatTCTGGATATCCTCAAATGAAAGGTTATCTTGGACCATATAGAGGTCAGCGATATCATTTACCTGGCTTTCGTAGAGGTAGACCGATATCTGGTAAAGAAGAGATATTCAATCATTCACATTCATCATTACGTAGTGTGATTGAACGaacttttggtgttttgaaaaaaatgggcCATTTTAAGGGATATGCCaagttatagttttgaaaagcaAACGATGATCGTTGTTGCTACAATGACGATACACAATTTTATTCGAAAACATGTAGGTCGAAATGATGCAGATTTTATGGAATACGAAGATATTAACTGGGCATATGAGAATAATATTGATTCAGAAAATGCGCATGGTCGAGAAAGTGATgatgacgacgacgacgacgatgaTAGTGATGATGACGGTGAATCAAACAATTTTagtggttttgaaatggaattaacaAAAGATGCTATAGCTTatagtttaatgaattcactttaaattgtaaatgctattgtaaaatttttagtatttatatctgatatataaatattatcccctttttaaaacttcaatctaaatatatgtaatattttaatttgttaggtttctattttttatgttatgttaatatctaatatgagttatatattcaaatacgttttaaaataaaataatacaaatgtgttaaaagcattaattaaaaataaaaataatttttataataatacaattgtgtcaatatctaattacaaatatttaattatttaaatatagtttatatattctaattaaatttaataaataattaatattaattacttagaaatatttaaaattaatattatatattaaaatattaacaataagttataataaattatttttatatttttgctaaaatatcataatattaactaatttgaacattatttaaatacatatttgttactttataatattatgtctaaaatggacattttattcttcaaaagcactttttgacagcaataccaaacactcaaaattttcaacagcacttttcaaaagcacttcttaAAATCACTTTTCTATagtacttttcaaaagtatttttcaaaagcaatgaagaactgaccctaaaactaaagtctacccaattacccaacccaataaaactaaaactaaagtctacccaattatcaaccaataaaaataaaactaaagtctaactCTTAAGTATCTACCCAATTACACatgttttttttaggtttaatgcaaatggaaattttggagagaagaaatggatataaatggagaatattaaagacttacatttcaactatgtgttaatttcaagaattatgtaatgtttttaattatgtagtgattcaaagacttatgtaatatttttaattatgtagtgattcaattcgggtaattcaggtaattcagttaattcgggtaattcggttaatttggttaatttttaaccaaaaataaaaaccatacaattttcggttaattcggttaaccgacctaattaaccgaaaaaatttcagtttggttatttttttttaaattcagttcggttaacggttaaaaattttagaaggtcggttaattcggttatagctATTTCAGGTCAGTTAACctgtcggttaaccgaatgcaCACGCCTAAGAACTGGAAAAGAGAGAGTGGACAATAGCTTTTGTAAAAGTTccaaaaaccttaaaatcaatatttttacaacatccatttttctttaaaattttcattctaaaTTACGTCATGTAAGATTTGACATCTCATTTAACGgctaaattaactattttaataacgGAAGGAtgttattgatataacattaatagtttgaggatgtaattagaatgaGGATCatagtttgaaaatattttgtacAATTAATTATAGAGATTATACATTACTAGATTGGTTGCACACCCATAATGTGACTGAAATAATATTATGtgacaaatatttttattaaaatttaaattaaaatcaaattatgttttggttttaatggtaaatttaaaattttcatatgcaCCATGATCTTGGTTCAAATCTTATTTTgggtaattttttattgatctataaaatataaaaagacaaaaacgTTTCCATAATAATGTAACTTACTTTATATATagaagggtattttagtaattttttaattgagtttgtgTCTGATTGACTCGTTACACCTAAAGATTGCAAAACCCAAACTGCCTAATAGATTCCAAATTGATTCACTCCAAATGGAGtggatttttttgtttgaaaagtgGATGGGGGGCGGGGTAAAAATTTTGCTTTTAGATAGTGGGTATAAAGTTGTTATGGTAATTGCTTGCCCCACCCCGACTCGCTCTACTATATAAAACTACCATTTTATCCTTATATATTAGACCTAATTATGGGCCGGgtcaatgcaaaattttaggcccgttttctAAGTTCAAGCCTAGGtcagcccaaaaaatgggcttaaagTTTTGTCCATGCCTAGCCCAGATAAAAGATGCTAAACCcgagcccagcccggcccaAAAAATGaactctcaacatttacatattgtgtcaatttaatcttaatttttaaaaatttagtacttaatatttacacattacctaaatttatcatttttacatGAAGATATGTTTTAATACATAATGTGTAAATTAGAAATCTTGGCTTTCAGATACTTCAAATGACTAAGAACTTGATATCTCtcaatgataattaattcatttttgttAGCTCGAGTGATCGTCATTGATGGAGTAagtcaaaactaaaaaaacaaaattaaattttttgaaagttgtttCACTTACAATTGGATTGAATTAATGAAGtgggtatttttttattttcaagaaattgaattggctatttatcaaattttggatcagtcctttttttgttgttcattttttcattaaataaaacatgGATGCAATGTTGGAAAGggtaacaaataaaaacaaaactgaaaaaaggttaaattacacaatgtgtaaatattgagggttcAATTTTTTAGGACCAAGACTAAATTGGCACATTATGTATAAATGTTTAgggttaaagttgttattatgaCAATTCTAAAAGCTATCACGTCAACTTTCCATTAGTCATTTAATGGTTGGTAAccaaaaagaatttattaatagttgggtgactaccggtgtaatttattctatttttatatgatatttatatgaatcttgtaaattgaatttattatctacaatatatataaaagtacaagtttgaaattttttgatttgataaaattatcttttattatttatcattttattgcattgacatttaaataattttattttattattaaaatttgaatattaaaaatattttataaaatatattaatccaTACCCatactacaaaatatttttcctcaAACCTactcaaatatattatatcaagCCTAAACTCAAATAGTATAAACCCAAAATTAACTTGTTATATTTCAAATGTCAagcccaaaataaataaaataaacataataccCAAACACAATTTGTATAAGTTAAAAACCCAATATTactttgttaaataaaattggaatttatttaaaaatcatgtccaattgttaaaattattaaaattattttgttgaatTCAACTTCACTACAACATTAATTTTTAGGTACATAGTTTCCAAgtgaatatatattatttcaaaatatcacactaaaaaatgtaacaaaagaaatttaaaaatattaataattaaacttgaatttaaaaaaattaaattaaagaaacacaaaaattaaaattaaaattaaaatttattaaaatgtaaagatAATGATGTACCATATACAATATGCTAGTTAGATGGAAGCcaggaaataagaaaaattttggttataataaaagaaaagatttattAGAAGAAAGACttctaaaaatcctaaaaacaaaaatgtaagTGTTTTATATGTGATGAAGAAGGTCATATAGCACCAAATTGTcctaataaagaaaaaatgcaagaaaataattaaaacacttgaagaacaagatttagaaatatgttcgaagagaaaataaatcgaggaaatattatatgaattaatatcaTAAACGGATTTTGATACAGatgaagaataatatatatttttgtttaatataaGAAGCAATTCTAATAATTAGTTAGAAGAAATTCTTAAGAATGAACAACAAGATataaaattaggaaatataattagagaagaaaaagacttatatgatgaaatgatagaaataaaGAATCCtttcaactattaaaaaaaaaaaactgatatggagattgatgatttttcatcaCACAtaatagaagaaataaaaaatacgtGGGAAAATTAGAACTCACCAAGACTATCAATCAATTCATTACATCtagatgaaattgaagaaatggaTCTAGATAATATTCAGGAAGAATAAAAAGACAAGTCAATtggaagaaacaaataaaagaaaaatatcaaggAAGCAACATGGAAAAGCAACATCCATGTCTAAACAAAAAAGGAGGCAACTTGGGAAAGCAACCTCAAGGTTCAGACAAAAAAGGAAGCAATGTGGAAGCAATTACATAACGAcaaaaactatcaaatcaaTGATGAGACATCATCCATATAAAAAAAACTGTGCGAgattcaaagaaaattaaacagaATTCAATAATTCTCCTATAAATAGAGATGAAGGAAGCCTAAGAGAGGCATCGAAGTTAGTTTAGAAAACCTTTTTCTATCCACTTTCATCCACCATCCTCTCTTCATATCTACTTTTCATTCATCATCATCtcttttgtaaatttataatattatctaTTGTCTCCCGTAAcccttgtaattttttataaaatttgattaggtacttaataattatagaaaattttaagtaagtGTCAACATTGTTATGACATGTTCATGTAATTGTTTACCACGTGCTGTAATGGCAGGAGAATTGGTCCATTCATTTCCGGGCCTCAAGTCTATGGGCTTGTTTAATGTTTTTGGAAATCACGGATTTTTCATGGACATAAAAACCCAGCTTTTAGTCAACTACAATTAACAAATTTGTCCTTCAATTATTATATTagaatatattatttgatacatatttttatatccaAAAATGATAatcttaactttttttttaatatttaatttgagatgtgaaattaatttgatGTAAGTTAATTGTTActattattaagtttaaattttcatgatttttagtagaataatttaatgttaattatgaatttatttaatttattaaatatagtcTGATAGAAGATCAACCCTGAATACTGAAAAATTAACACAATGTCAAAATatacaacaaaattacaaatatcaCATGTCAAATTACGTAGCAAGCATATACAAATGTGTCAACCAAACTCGTGGTATCATGCTTTGATTCACTTTATATCTTAAATTTATCACCAAcattattaaaaggaaaaatctaTTGAAATGAATTTAACCTCATTGATTTGTATGCTTAAATTTAAGATAGATATTcaacaaatttgaaaactttttatttgTAAACAAAGACTTGTTTcgtaaataatagaaaaaaaaacattctggCGTATggaaaaaagtattttttatagCATTTCTCGTTtgataaagagaaaaaaaataagcaaaatgaAGTAATTGAACTTTCGCTCcaaatttaaccatttcatttaataaacaaaattaaaagaaagttaGTTGAATGATAAGGTTGAAGGCTtaccaattttgaaatttcatatttgaatccCGCCCACCCAATGTAAATATAtggaattctttaaatttattctaattataattaattaattagatttattGTTATAGTTGTAACTAAAGTTTTTAGAATCAAATTGGTGATTGAATCAGTTAGGTTGTTGTAACATCCCGCTCGACGGAGACTCAATATCAAGTTACTGTTTGGCGTATAAGTTGGTTAAGTCAAGTAGAATTGAGTAagtaaagtttttgttttggctGAGTGGCGTACTCTGTGGGATTTGCCGTTTGGCGAACTCTAGGGTTTGATGAACTCTCCTGTTAAGTACCTGCCCACCCTAGATGTTTTGGGCGAACTCGTTAAGTTCgcaattttaatagatttatttttatatttagtgtTTATTATGATGACTTAGTTAGTCATGTTGAGGTTAAGTGGAGACCTAGTTAGAACTAAATTAGAATACTGTAGATGACTAGACTTAAAACTTGTTATGTGCATTTAATCATGGG
This genomic window contains:
- the LOC105801079 gene encoding uncharacterized protein LOC105801079: MFMGIVATGDKAWAPSSGTLRSDFFEDVNNEIPEENEEENMRNDVHILNDVHISNDVHISDDVQIDGNGQKRKNPEISSSRFKTGIKKSSKQIGGAARLSSQIEKLCSAADNMSQATSSLTPVMDPYGIPQAVKMLDSMSEEVLEASPLYFFALKLLLNKDKRIMFLSINPKIRALWLKTEMDDS